The following are from one region of the Streptomyces tuirus genome:
- a CDS encoding LLM class F420-dependent oxidoreductase has translation MTTPLKETVGRYGIWSVGLRSEDADRRGERAEAAAELEELGYGALWLGGNSSAANAAPLIEATSKLTVGTSIQSIWQHEPDAAARAFADLESAHPGRFLLGLGVSHAKRVEQYARPYSALVEYLDGLDAAGVPADRRLLAALGPKSLRLARDRAAGSIPYLVTPEHTAHARELLGEAPLLAPELGVVPETDPDRARALAREFLELYLPLPNYTNNFLRHGFTEDDLKDGGSDRLVDALFAWGDDTAIRAKIDAFFEAGADHVALQVVNDEPRDALPRKAWRDVATLLD, from the coding sequence CGGTACGGCATCTGGAGCGTAGGTCTGCGCTCGGAGGACGCGGACCGGCGCGGGGAACGCGCCGAGGCCGCCGCCGAACTGGAGGAACTCGGCTACGGCGCCCTCTGGCTGGGCGGCAACAGCTCCGCCGCCAACGCCGCCCCGCTGATCGAGGCGACCTCGAAGCTCACGGTCGGCACCAGCATCCAGAGCATCTGGCAGCACGAACCGGACGCCGCCGCCAGGGCCTTCGCGGACCTGGAGTCGGCCCACCCGGGGCGGTTCCTGCTGGGCCTCGGGGTGAGCCACGCCAAGCGGGTGGAGCAGTACGCCCGCCCCTATTCGGCCCTGGTCGAGTACCTCGACGGTCTGGACGCCGCCGGAGTGCCGGCGGACCGGCGGCTCCTGGCCGCGCTCGGCCCGAAGTCGCTCCGGCTGGCCCGCGACCGGGCGGCGGGCTCGATCCCGTACCTGGTCACCCCGGAGCACACGGCGCACGCCCGCGAGCTCCTGGGCGAGGCCCCGCTGCTCGCCCCGGAGCTGGGCGTCGTCCCGGAGACGGATCCGGACCGGGCCCGCGCCCTGGCCCGGGAGTTCCTCGAGCTCTACCTCCCGCTGCCGAACTACACCAACAACTTCCTGCGGCACGGCTTCACCGAGGACGACCTGAAGGACGGCGGCAGCGACCGCCTGGTCGACGCCCTGTTCGCCTGGGGCGACGACACGGCGATCCGCGCGAAGATCGACGCGTTCTTCGAGGCGGGCGCGGACCATGTGGCCCTCCAGGTGGTGAACGACGAGCCGCGGGACGCCCTCCCCCGGAAGGCGTGGCGCGACGTGGCGACACTGCTGGACTGA
- a CDS encoding serine/threonine-protein kinase yields the protein MRVLAERYELVEEAGRGGMGQVWRATDRELGRVVAVKILPPELTRHEEFRVRFRREARTIASLSHRNIAVLHDVGEDVQDGGETTPFLIMEFIDGRTVADALAEGPFTVERAIDVTRGIAEALAHSHRQGLVHRDIKPSNVMLTSEDGVKVLDFGISKVVAETTTRLTATGMTVGTPAYLSPEQLTGGAVDGRSDQYSTGCLLYELLTGRPPFSGDSPFAVMHQHISKEPVAPSALRPLIPAAVDEVVLRALSKDREQRFAGMGEMQQALARAGSGVPALPAMPPAPPVPPPSEAGPGRTVLAEQPTQAASLPRQATTSPPPRPVVDPGETVPDEDGQAPAASSGATATAPERTAPDGTAPDRTAPDRTGPDRTAAEAASSRRGWRRLPAGNRAVALLGLLVSAVVVLVHQDIDPSSDLLVPLAVVAVLGLAAFRRLPLTSALLWWGAGAMVIAGVPAGVPSDESDYVYVSDTDFDSSLYYYGTYYEDYYELDEDPSGHTLFEQGYDGEYEPASAMVSMDYTGHEPMSVLAVPVLVLAALCLLRTLRSGRQSALVAASGITLAGLGVSWLAAGTDDQLAWFSLAWGLTVLVALVQELRARRRGTGPRPRRRLRFVVAE from the coding sequence ATGCGGGTACTTGCGGAGCGCTACGAGCTGGTCGAGGAAGCAGGACGTGGCGGCATGGGCCAGGTCTGGCGCGCCACGGACCGGGAGCTCGGCCGGGTCGTCGCCGTGAAGATCCTGCCGCCCGAGCTGACCAGGCACGAGGAGTTCCGGGTCCGGTTCCGCAGGGAGGCCCGGACCATCGCCTCGCTCAGCCACCGCAACATCGCCGTCCTGCACGACGTCGGTGAGGACGTCCAGGACGGCGGCGAGACGACCCCTTTCCTCATCATGGAGTTCATCGACGGCCGCACGGTGGCGGACGCACTGGCCGAGGGGCCGTTCACGGTCGAGCGTGCCATCGACGTCACACGGGGCATCGCGGAGGCTCTCGCCCACAGTCACCGTCAGGGCCTGGTCCACCGGGACATCAAGCCCTCCAACGTCATGCTCACCTCCGAAGACGGGGTCAAGGTCCTGGACTTCGGGATATCCAAGGTGGTGGCGGAGACCACCACCCGCCTGACCGCGACCGGTATGACGGTCGGGACCCCGGCCTATCTGTCACCGGAGCAGCTGACCGGTGGAGCGGTCGACGGTCGCTCCGACCAGTACTCCACCGGCTGCCTGCTGTACGAACTGCTCACGGGACGGCCGCCGTTCAGCGGCGACTCCCCGTTCGCCGTGATGCACCAGCACATCAGCAAGGAGCCCGTCGCCCCCTCCGCGCTGCGGCCGCTGATCCCGGCGGCGGTCGACGAGGTCGTACTCCGGGCGCTGTCGAAGGACCGGGAGCAACGCTTCGCCGGCATGGGGGAGATGCAGCAGGCCCTGGCCCGCGCGGGGAGCGGAGTCCCGGCCCTGCCGGCGATGCCTCCCGCGCCGCCGGTCCCGCCGCCGTCGGAAGCCGGGCCGGGGCGGACGGTGCTGGCAGAACAGCCCACCCAGGCCGCGTCGTTGCCGAGACAGGCCACCACCTCACCGCCCCCGCGTCCTGTCGTCGACCCGGGTGAGACAGTCCCCGACGAGGACGGTCAAGCGCCCGCCGCATCCTCCGGGGCGACGGCCACTGCCCCCGAGCGCACCGCCCCCGACGGGACCGCCCCCGACCGGACCGCCCCCGACCGCACCGGCCCCGACCGGACCGCCGCCGAGGCCGCGTCGTCCCGGCGCGGATGGCGTCGGCTCCCGGCCGGGAATCGTGCCGTGGCCCTGCTGGGGCTCCTGGTCTCGGCCGTGGTCGTCCTCGTCCACCAGGACATCGATCCGTCGAGCGACCTCCTCGTGCCGCTGGCGGTGGTCGCGGTCCTGGGACTGGCCGCGTTCCGCCGGCTCCCGCTCACGTCCGCTCTGCTGTGGTGGGGCGCCGGCGCCATGGTCATCGCGGGTGTCCCCGCCGGGGTGCCGTCTGATGAGAGCGACTACGTCTACGTGAGCGACACGGACTTCGACAGCTCCCTCTACTACTACGGCACCTACTACGAGGACTACTACGAACTGGACGAGGACCCCTCCGGGCACACGCTGTTCGAGCAGGGGTACGACGGAGAGTACGAGCCCGCGTCGGCCATGGTCTCCATGGACTACACGGGACACGAGCCGATGTCCGTCCTCGCCGTTCCGGTCCTCGTCCTCGCCGCCCTGTGCCTTCTGCGGACGCTGCGCTCCGGGCGGCAGTCGGCTCTCGTGGCGGCCTCCGGCATCACGCTGGCCGGGCTGGGCGTCAGCTGGCTGGCCGCCGGAACGGACGACCAGCTGGCGTGGTTCTCCCTGGCCTGGGGGCTGACCGTACTGGTGGCGCTCGTCCAGGAGTTGCGGGCCCGTCGGCGGGGCACGGGGCCGCGGCCCCGGCGCCGTCTGCGGTTCGTCGTCGCCGAGTAG
- a CDS encoding fumarylacetoacetate hydrolase family protein translates to MKLLRVGTAGAERPALLDAEGTLRDLSGVVADIDGALLADEEALGRVRAAADAGDLPVLDAAGLRIGPPLARIGKIVCIGLNYHDHARETGAEPPAEPVVFMKAPDTVVGPNDTVLVPRRALKTDWEVELAVVIGRTARYLGSVEEGLAHVAGYAVAHDVSEREFQIERGGTWDKGKNCETFNPLGPWLVTADEVRDPQDLSLKLWVNGELKQDGTTAEQIFSVGEVVRYLSQFMTLYPGDVINTGTPAGVALGAPEPKPFLRSGDVVELEIEGLGRQRQEFKDA, encoded by the coding sequence ATGAAGCTGCTGCGAGTCGGTACGGCGGGGGCGGAGCGGCCCGCGCTGCTCGACGCCGAGGGGACCCTGCGGGACCTGTCGGGTGTCGTCGCGGACATCGACGGCGCGCTGCTCGCCGACGAGGAGGCGCTCGGCCGGGTCCGGGCCGCCGCCGACGCCGGTGATCTGCCCGTCCTGGACGCCGCCGGGCTGCGGATCGGGCCGCCGCTGGCACGGATCGGCAAGATCGTCTGCATCGGCCTGAACTACCACGACCACGCGCGCGAGACCGGCGCCGAGCCGCCCGCCGAGCCGGTCGTGTTCATGAAGGCCCCGGACACCGTGGTCGGGCCCAACGACACGGTCCTCGTGCCGCGGCGGGCTCTCAAGACCGACTGGGAGGTGGAGCTGGCCGTCGTCATCGGGCGTACGGCGCGGTACCTGGGGTCCGTGGAGGAGGGGCTCGCGCATGTCGCCGGGTACGCGGTGGCGCACGACGTGTCCGAGCGGGAGTTCCAGATCGAGCGGGGCGGGACCTGGGACAAGGGCAAGAACTGCGAGACGTTCAACCCGCTGGGCCCGTGGCTCGTGACGGCGGACGAGGTCCGGGACCCGCAGGACCTGTCCCTGAAGCTCTGGGTCAACGGGGAGCTGAAACAGGACGGGACGACGGCCGAGCAGATCTTCTCGGTGGGTGAGGTCGTGCGGTACCTCAGCCAGTTCATGACGCTGTACCCGGGCGATGTGATCAACACGGGTACGCCGGCCGGCGTAGCACTGGGAGCGCCCGAGCCGAAGCCGTTCCTGCGGAGCGGGGATGTCGTGGAGCTGGAGATCGAGGGGCTCGGGCGGCAGCGGCAGGAGTTCAAGGACGCCTGA